The following are encoded together in the Thermococcus sibiricus MM 739 genome:
- a CDS encoding 50S ribosomal protein L44e, producing MKYPKQIRTYCPFCKKHTVHKVERVKKRPRSELSAGQRRFRRILKGYKGFPRPNPAGREKPVKKLDLRYRCTECGKAHTRGQGFRVKKFELV from the coding sequence ATGAAATATCCAAAGCAGATAAGAACATACTGTCCATTTTGTAAGAAGCACACAGTTCACAAGGTCGAAAGGGTAAAGAAGAGGCCAAGAAGTGAGCTTAGCGCTGGTCAAAGAAGATTCAGGAGAATTCTTAAGGGTTACAAGGGTTTCCCAAGACCAAACCCAGCTGGAAGAGAGAAGCCAGTAAAGAAGCTTGATTTAAGATACAGATGTACAGAATGTGGAAAGGCCCACACAAGAGGCCAAGGA
- a CDS encoding iron-sulfur cluster assembly protein: MKFLNFLKEKAPVGTKEFPPEVRRVVEELKKVKDPETELNIVEEGLVYGVTVEGKKAMVWLLLVKSTPSCHFCQALAMNVQKRIVRDIINVLKESGFGIVQVYNEMGLLLEEWREKNEESATF; the protein is encoded by the coding sequence ATGAAATTTTTAAACTTTCTTAAGGAAAAGGCCCCCGTAGGCACCAAAGAATTTCCACCTGAGGTTAGGAGAGTAGTGGAAGAGCTCAAAAAAGTTAAGGATCCTGAAACGGAACTCAACATTGTTGAAGAGGGCCTTGTTTATGGGGTAACGGTTGAAGGCAAAAAAGCTATGGTGTGGTTGCTTTTAGTTAAATCCACACCAAGCTGTCATTTTTGTCAGGCCTTAGCAATGAACGTTCAGAAAAGGATTGTTAGGGACATTATCAATGTTTTGAAGGAAAGTGGATTTGGCATTGTTCAGGTGTATAACGAAATGGGTCTTTTACTTGAAGAGTGGAGGGAGAAAAATGAAGAAAGTGCAACCTTTTAA
- a CDS encoding lysine exporter LysO family protein, whose product MSLLYLVLVTLVLGMLVGKTTTFDFGNFYEFMLYLLIFIIGVDIGKSKGLGEELRKLGKMALLLPVATIIGSLIGGFFASMLLDVSLKWGLGIAAGFGWYSLTGPLLAAYSPIYGVIGFLANLTREILTIIFYPIAIKRIPKEVGIVMGGATTMDTTLPIIAKFGGTEITLLAFVHGFILTAIAPFLIPLILQFF is encoded by the coding sequence ATGAGTCTTCTTTATCTTGTCCTGGTTACCTTGGTCTTGGGAATGCTGGTTGGAAAGACTACAACCTTTGACTTTGGGAACTTCTATGAGTTTATGCTTTACCTGTTGATATTTATAATTGGTGTTGATATAGGAAAGAGTAAAGGGCTTGGGGAGGAGCTTAGAAAGCTTGGTAAAATGGCCCTTTTGCTACCAGTAGCAACTATAATAGGTTCACTTATTGGGGGGTTTTTTGCCTCAATGCTTTTAGATGTGTCCTTAAAATGGGGATTGGGGATTGCGGCTGGTTTTGGATGGTATTCTCTTACAGGTCCACTTTTGGCAGCTTATTCACCTATTTATGGTGTTATTGGATTTCTTGCAAACTTAACCAGAGAAATTCTTACCATAATCTTTTATCCTATTGCCATAAAGAGAATTCCAAAGGAAGTCGGGATTGTAATGGGAGGGGCCACAACGATGGATACCACCCTCCCGATAATTGCAAAGTTTGGGGGAACTGAGATAACACTTTTGGCTTTTGTACACGGGTTTATTCTGACCGCTATAGCACCATTTTTGATTCCGTTGATCCTTCAATTCTTTTGA
- a CDS encoding aldo/keto reductase, with amino-acid sequence MKKVQPFNDFKKIGDDKVTAIGMGTWGVGGRETPDYSRDEESIDALRYGLELGMNLIDTAEFYASGHSEELVGEAIKEFEREDIFIVSKIWPVHFGYESAKRAARASAKRLGTYIDLYLLHWPTDNFGRIKDTLHALEDLVDEGLIRYIGVSNFDLELLKKSQEVMRKYEIMVNQVKYSLKDRRPEHSGLLEYMRRENVTLMAYTPLEKGSLAKNRCLSEIGIKYGKTAAQIALNWLIWKENVVAIPKATNKYHIKENFGAMGWRLSEEDYEAALRCI; translated from the coding sequence ATGAAGAAAGTGCAACCTTTTAATGATTTTAAAAAAATTGGAGACGATAAAGTTACGGCAATAGGAATGGGAACCTGGGGAGTCGGAGGGCGGGAAACGCCGGACTACTCAAGAGACGAGGAAAGTATAGATGCCCTAAGATACGGACTTGAGCTTGGAATGAACCTTATAGACACAGCAGAATTCTATGCCTCTGGTCACAGTGAAGAACTTGTTGGTGAGGCGATTAAAGAGTTTGAGCGAGAAGATATTTTCATAGTAAGTAAAATCTGGCCCGTACACTTTGGATATGAAAGTGCCAAAAGGGCAGCAAGGGCAAGTGCGAAGAGACTTGGTACGTACATAGACCTTTATTTGCTCCACTGGCCTACTGACAATTTCGGAAGGATTAAGGATACACTTCACGCATTGGAGGATCTTGTGGATGAGGGCTTGATAAGATATATAGGCGTGAGTAACTTTGACTTGGAACTTCTAAAAAAGAGTCAGGAAGTTATGAGAAAATACGAAATTATGGTTAACCAGGTTAAATACTCTCTTAAAGACCGTAGGCCCGAACATAGTGGCCTCTTGGAGTACATGAGAAGAGAGAATGTAACCCTTATGGCATATACTCCGCTTGAAAAAGGAAGTCTCGCAAAGAATAGGTGTTTAAGCGAGATAGGGATTAAATATGGGAAAACTGCTGCACAAATTGCGTTGAACTGGCTAATATGGAAAGAAAATGTTGTTGCCATCCCTAAGGCCACCAATAAATATCACATAAAAGAAAACTTTGGTGCAATGGGATGGAGGTTAAGTGAAGAAGACTATGAAGCTGCTTTGAGGTGCATCTAG
- a CDS encoding molybdopterin-dependent oxidoreductase codes for MRDCYDTCSIISELKEGVLRVKGNPSHPITRGFLCPKGALLSKWFHSEERLKTPLVREDLREDFKETGWKEAINFVAARLSETIQKHGSESVLVYNYAGDRGVVNYAFPLRLFHYLNASMLDYGICDRAGQEALRDVYGTAVGMDPEDLKNQKLIVYWGVNPFWTNLHGFMLAKRYGLEKWVVDVVKTETAKKSEKFFQIRPNTDVLFALGVARVIVESNIYDREFVEKNVYGFEKFVEYLSTIDLDFVAKETGIQGEKIEEFAFEYAEKKGVIHIGYGLQRSFMGGEAVRAIAILPTLVGHKFGFIYDMKTIDKSYAEGEFLRTRPVKRIPQMKLAEFIENGDIKFLYIYNANPLASLPNQNRLRKAIMKNDVFVVVHDIFLTDTALYAHVVLPASTFFERLDIADSYYHRYVALNEPVTQLCGKSNSEVTRLLAKALDIKNPCLYESDEDVIRKILEKNGLSFEELKERGFVKVEEKERFYNTPSGKVEFYSQRAVGRGLPPFPQYNPLKRKGLQLLSPTWKLTITSQYHNTYNIIDPYLHISPQDADERGIKDNDEVEVFNEYGNIKTRAKVSEDVPSGIVVLYKAFWPKLLGWNVNFLTTDETVEKYGNGSAYHSTWVEVRKI; via the coding sequence ATGAGGGACTGTTATGATACCTGCTCGATAATAAGTGAACTTAAAGAGGGAGTGTTGAGGGTTAAAGGTAATCCTTCACACCCGATAACTCGGGGCTTTTTATGTCCCAAAGGGGCCCTGCTCTCTAAATGGTTCCACAGCGAGGAAAGATTGAAAACTCCCCTTGTTAGGGAGGATTTAAGGGAGGACTTTAAAGAAACCGGATGGAAGGAAGCAATAAATTTTGTTGCAGCTCGTCTAAGTGAAACCATCCAAAAACACGGGAGTGAAAGTGTTCTTGTGTATAACTATGCAGGTGATAGAGGTGTCGTTAATTACGCTTTTCCACTTCGGCTGTTTCATTATCTCAACGCTTCAATGCTCGATTATGGAATATGTGACAGGGCAGGCCAGGAGGCCCTGAGGGACGTTTATGGAACTGCTGTGGGCATGGATCCGGAAGATCTAAAGAATCAAAAGCTCATAGTTTACTGGGGTGTAAATCCTTTCTGGACGAATCTACATGGTTTCATGCTTGCCAAGAGGTATGGGCTTGAAAAATGGGTTGTTGACGTGGTGAAAACTGAAACCGCAAAGAAGAGTGAAAAATTCTTCCAAATAAGGCCCAACACAGATGTGCTCTTTGCTTTGGGAGTTGCAAGGGTCATTGTGGAAAGCAACATTTATGATAGGGAATTTGTTGAGAAAAATGTTTACGGGTTTGAGAAGTTTGTTGAATACCTTTCAACCATTGATCTGGATTTTGTGGCTAAAGAGACCGGAATCCAAGGAGAGAAGATTGAAGAATTTGCTTTTGAATACGCTGAGAAAAAAGGGGTTATACACATAGGATACGGCCTTCAGCGATCTTTTATGGGTGGGGAGGCAGTAAGAGCAATTGCAATACTTCCCACCCTTGTTGGTCATAAATTTGGCTTTATCTACGATATGAAAACCATAGATAAGAGTTATGCCGAGGGGGAGTTCCTCCGGACAAGGCCTGTTAAAAGAATACCCCAAATGAAGCTTGCAGAGTTCATTGAAAATGGAGATATTAAGTTCCTCTATATCTATAATGCAAACCCATTGGCGTCTCTCCCAAATCAAAACCGTTTGAGAAAGGCAATAATGAAAAATGATGTCTTTGTAGTGGTTCATGATATATTCCTTACTGACACGGCCCTTTATGCACATGTGGTTTTGCCTGCCAGCACATTCTTTGAACGCCTGGATATTGCGGATTCTTATTATCACCGCTACGTAGCTCTGAATGAGCCGGTAACACAGCTTTGTGGAAAAAGCAACAGTGAAGTAACAAGGTTGCTTGCCAAGGCTTTGGATATAAAAAACCCCTGTCTATACGAAAGCGATGAGGATGTCATTAGAAAAATCTTGGAGAAAAATGGGTTAAGTTTTGAAGAGCTTAAGGAGAGGGGATTTGTAAAAGTTGAGGAAAAGGAGAGGTTTTATAATACTCCAAGTGGAAAGGTGGAATTTTATTCGCAAAGGGCCGTTGGCAGAGGCCTGCCGCCCTTCCCGCAATATAATCCATTGAAGAGAAAAGGTCTTCAGCTCTTAAGCCCCACTTGGAAGTTAACCATAACCAGCCAGTATCACAACACATACAATATAATTGATCCTTATCTTCACATTAGCCCTCAAGATGCTGATGAAAGGGGAATAAAGGATAATGATGAAGTGGAAGTTTTCAATGAATATGGAAACATAAAAACAAGAGCAAAGGTGTCAGAAGATGTTCCAAGTGGAATTGTGGTCCTCTACAAAGCTTTCTGGCCAAAGCTCCTTGGGTGGAATGTAAACTTCCTCACAACGGATGAAACTGTAGAAAAGTACGGTAATGGATCGGCCTATCATTCAACTTGGGTAGAGGTTAGAAAGATTTAG
- a CDS encoding LysO family transporter, giving the protein MNIFIPLLAGVLTGYLLKNKAKISMDKPMTVALLLLIFFMGIEAGRVEINAFKLLLYSIVFASFTILGSLFVALLGVRR; this is encoded by the coding sequence ATGAACATCTTCATACCACTCTTAGCAGGGGTTTTAACAGGTTATTTGCTTAAGAATAAGGCTAAAATTAGCATGGACAAACCTATGACTGTGGCCCTATTACTATTGATCTTTTTTATGGGAATAGAAGCAGGCAGGGTTGAAATAAATGCTTTTAAGCTTCTTTTATATTCCATAGTGTTCGCTTCTTTTACGATACTAGGGAGCTTGTTTGTGGCTCTGCTGGGGGTGAGGAGATGA